From a region of the Hemibagrus wyckioides isolate EC202008001 linkage group LG06, SWU_Hwy_1.0, whole genome shotgun sequence genome:
- the gpr34b gene encoding probable G-protein coupled receptor 34b, with protein sequence MTTDIMAENNSQNTYPIISTTADEQKLDNLTNCFNITLNDGTLRVPLAVFYSLFFLFGLFGNLLALWVFLRLHSKKNSVRIFLINLALADLVLMICLPFRVVYHVNNDSWSLHPVFCRVVGNVFYMNMYVSIFLLGVISIDRYVKLQRVSSKQRFLSRKQSIITCCLLWVTAAVFIIPLIAFGGDRTPSTMCFQYKNLRNAKWKGYLNIGVVVIFWVVYATLVTSYGKIAMGLLQISKEKPDFPNAANYSRTARNSFFVLFLFTLCFVPYHLVRIFYIYSQITDVSCRWVQLLDKMNELSLLLSAFNSCLDPVMYFVLCGSVRRTVLQALQINCCPKMSGYSSSSYEKGRSQREQGTQSDTSTV encoded by the coding sequence ATGACTACAGATATAATGGCAGAGAACAATTCCCAAAACACCTATCCTATAATCAGCACTACTGCAGATGAACAAAAACTGGATAATCTAACCAACTGCTTCAATATCACTTTGAATGACGGCACTCTCCGGGTCCCGCTAGCTGTCTTCTACTCACTCTTCTTCCTGTTTGGATTATTTGGCAACCTGCTAGCCCTGTGGGTGTTCCTGCGACTACACTCCAAGAAGAATTCAGTGCGCATCTTCCTCATTAACCTGGCTTTGGCGGATTTGGTCCTCATGATCTGCCTGCCCTTCCGTGTAGTCTACCATGTCAATAATGATAGCTGGAGCTTGCATCCTGTGTTCTGCAGGGTAGTAGGCAATGTTTTCTACATGAACATGTATGTAAGCATTTTTCTGCTGGGGGTTATTAGCATAGATCGATATGTGAAGCTGCAGAGGGTCTCGAGCAAGCAGAGGTTCCTCAGCAGGAAGCAGAGTATTATCACATGTTGCCTCCTCTGGGTAACGGCTGCTGTCTTCATAATACCTCTAATTGCCTTTGGTGGAGATCGTACACCATCCACAATGTGTTTCCAGTACAAAAACTTGAGAAATGCCAAATGGAAGGGTTACTTAAACATTGGTGTTGTAGTTATTTTCTGGGTGGTCTATGCCACTCTAGTAACCTCTTATGGGAAGATAGCAATGGGGCTGCTTCAGATCTCTAAGGAGAAGCCAGACTTTCCAAATGCGGCCAATTACAGCAGGACAGCTCGGAACTCCTTCTTTGtcctctttctcttcacctTGTGCTTTGTTCCCTATCACTTGGTGAGGATCTTCTATATCTACTCACAGATTACAGATGTTTCGTGTCGGTGGGTTCAGTTATTGGATAAGATGAATGAGTTATCTCTGCTGTTGTCTGCGTTTAACAGCTGTCTGGATCCAGTCATGTACTTTGTGCTATGTGGCTCAGTGCGCAGGACGGTCCTGCAGGCACTGCAAATAAACTGCTGCCCGAAGATGTCTGGCTACAGCAGCTCCAGCTACGAGAAGGGAAGAAGCCAAAGGGAGCAGGGTACACAAAGCGATACCAGCACGGTGTAA
- the LOC131354419 gene encoding probable G-protein coupled receptor 82, whose amino-acid sequence MAVCFQIGQFNASSCLCQTFTTYLILPVLYSVVFLAGLFGNVMSIWVFFTKISTKTPTHIYLINLGFSNLILCLTMPFNAAYYALSTSWPASSLMCQLAINILTPVLHSNIAGGMFILTWLALTRFATLIQHNYGHRPSRCTKFLPEIFLRRLQQTPFAIGMCVLTWALVLLGIVPTMVVYATVETETVENSSEQACYSVPVEIGGSSSQAFNIVGIILFFLCLVLVMNAYIAVIRHINRAKKNRIVPDTQRVLSRVCRNILAIQIVLVICLLPHHIYKAIFIALVQNDSQSGDLPEECHHFSTHIEVKNFLLCVAVLRCSTDPIIYFLLDKMFKRYVRGLFGESVNTKDSQLSRTMNECGQLTLKHEAPSYSKDSKAEKLPVMC is encoded by the coding sequence ATGGCAGTCTGTTTCCAGATCGGTCAGTTTAACGCATCCTCTTGCCTGTGTCAGACGTTCACCACGTATCTGATCCTGCCCGTTCTTTACAGTGTCGTGTTCCTTGCAGGTCTGTTTGGAAATGTCATGTCTATTTGGGTATTCTTCACAAAGATTTCTACTAAAACCCCCACTCACATATACCTCATTAACCTGGGGTTCTCAAATCTGATACTGTGCCTCACCATGCCGTTCAACGCTGCCTACTACGCTCTTAGCACAAGCTGGCCTGCATCCAGTCTGATGTGTCAGTTAGCCATAAATATCCTGACTCCAGTTCTTCACTCCAACATTGCAGGAGGTATGTTCATTCTCACTTGGCTGGCACTAACTCGCTTTGCTACACTTATCCAGCATAACTATGGTCATCGCCCAAGCAGGTGCACCAAATTCCTGCCTGAGATCTTCTTAAGAAGGCTGCAGCAAACTCCATTTGCAATAGGCATGTGTGTATTAACTTGGGCCCTTGTTTTGTTGGGAATTGTTCCTACAATGGTGGTCTATGCTACAGTGGAGACTGAGACCGTGGAGAATAGCAGCGAGCAGGCGTGTTACAGTGTGCCAGTAGAGATTGGTGGCTCCAGCTCTCAAGCCTTTAACATTGTAGGAATCATACTGTTTTTCCTCTGCCTGGTTTTGGTGATGAATGCCTACATAGCTGTGATCAGGCACATCAAtagggcaaaaaaaaacaggattgtCCCTGACACCCAGAGGGTCTTGTCAAGAGTGTGCCGCAACATTTTGGCTATCCAGATTGTGCTGGTCATTTGTCTCCTTCCACACCACATCTATAAGGCTATTTTCATTGCCTTGGTACAGAATGACTCTCAATCTGGAGACCTTCCAGAAGAATGCCATCATTTTTCTACACACATAGAGGTTAAGAATTTTCTTCTCTGTGTGGCAGTTCTACGCTGCAGCACAGACCCAATCATTTACTTCCTGCTGGACAAGATGTTTAAACGGTACGTACGTGGTTTGTTCGGAGAAAGCGTTAACACAAAAGACAGCCAATTGTCCAGGACTATGAATGAATGTGGACAGCTTACTCTGAAACATGAGGCACCTTCATATTCAAAAGACTCAAAGGCCGAAAAACTTCCAGTCATGTGCTGA
- the gpr82 gene encoding probable G-protein coupled receptor 82: MQMLSQKSRVNRQENIAKMSAPDYSTNCTRINGTVCNESCFLVPENYHITVLPWLYLLLAILGFLTNGLAALDLWQTEKTPTVIFTLNLVVSDLMLCCSFPFRMAYYIHNSQWKAGTAVCSVTEFLMVSCFYINIYCNMSFLLWTSINRCVTVLKLRCSLFKVFKCPRLCWLLCLGNWILALTFVIGSMVYKSVLKNTGQELKSCFDQVNNKITGRINGLHSLGVGIFFCMLALMLVSYGLLIFHLYKVKQKSLVGFGSGLRVRRKILASVLSFVVCFLPYHVQRIRMIDSENKDCKMKQNEFCAKTLLILVAALSCCLHPLLYLVLQLPCCRAKRNIRKQPKSEISKDHVSHADTDQ, from the exons ATGCAAATGCTGTCTCAGAAGTCAAGAGTGAACCGGCAAGAAAACATAGCTAAGATGTCAGCTCCAGATTATTCAACAAACTGCACTAGAATCAACGGGACAGTCTGCAACGAAAG CTGTTTCCTGGTGCCTGAAAACTACCACATCACTGTTCTGCCTTGGCTTTATCTCCTTCTGGCAATCCTAGGCTTCCTGACCAATGGATTGGCTGCACTGGACCTCTGGCAGACAGAGAAGACACCCACTGTCATCTTCACTTTAAACCTAGTGGTTTCGGACCTGATGCTGTGCTGCAGCTTTCCCTTTAGAATGGCTTACTACATACACAATTCCCAGTGGAAGGCTGGCACTGCAGTCTGCTCAGTGACTGAGTTTCTTATGGTCTCTTGTTTCTATATCAATATTTACTGCAATATGAGTTTCTTGCTATGGACCAGCATCAACCGCTGTGTAACAGTATTAAAGCTGCGCTGCAGTCTGTTCAAAGTCTTCAAGTGCCCACGTCTCTGTTGGCTCCTCTGCCTTGGCAACTGGATATTGGCATTAACCTTTGTCATTGGCTCTATGGTATATAAATCAGTCCTGAAAAACACAGGACAAGAACTGAAATCCTGCTTTGATCaggttaataataaaataactggTCGAATAAATGGACTCCACAGCTTAGGTGTGGGAATCTTCTTCTGCATGCTGGCCTTGATGCTGGTCAGTTACGGGCTGCTGATCTTCCATTTGTACAAGGTAAAGCAAAAGAGTTTGGTGGGATTTGGGAGTGGCCTGAGAGTGCGGAGGAAAATCTTGGCCTCAGTGCTTTCGTTTGTGGTCTGCTTCCTGCCCTACCATGTGCAGAGGATCAGGATGATAGATTCAGAAAACAAAGACTGTAAAATGAAGCAGAATGAATTTTGTGCAAAGACACTGTTGATACTTGTAGCAGCACTCAGCTGCTGTCTGCATCCGCTGCTGTACCTGGTGCTGCAATTGCCTTGTTGCAGAGCCAAACGCAACATCAGAAAGCAACCTAAATCAGAGATATCCAAGGACCACGTATCCCATGCAGATACTGACCAATAA